Part of the Salminus brasiliensis chromosome 2, fSalBra1.hap2, whole genome shotgun sequence genome, CGAGGATATATGTTTAGCAATTTCGTACAGTTTGctacattttcattcatttttcattttactcAGTCATAAACAGGGGAGAGTGAAACTTTCAAGTAGTTAAACAGGTCCTGGGTTTGTGGTCACCTAATATTCTCAATGTAATGTTTTCTGTAAATTCATCCTACCAGTGTCTCTGATTACTGATCCTGAAAAATCTGAACCTGTATTATTTTAGTCCCTCTTTTGGTGGCTGCAATACGGCATAATTTCTAAGCATGTACATACGTAACTCACAGTGAGATGCAGCCAAGCTCCCCTCTATACAGCAGGGTTCATTTTAACACTGTTACAACTAAGTCTCTCTATAGAAACAAATCAAATTTGTACTATGGCTGTCATAAAAAGCTGCCTGTCTCATTGTGCTGATCTTGCTGTTCTACCTTGTTTAAATGTCTAAGTAGGTTAGTTCTCCAAACTACATTGATGGAGTATTTCCGTGGTGCAGTTGCTGCTGTGTTTTAAAGAGATCCACTCACACATCTACTTGCACCAATTAGCAATGACAGTAAAACctctgacaggtgaagtgaataacagtGATTATCTtgttacaatggcacctgtcagggGGGAGGGGGTATTTTAAACaaaaagtgaacagtcagttcttgaaggtagtGTGTTGGAGGTAGGAAAAATgagcaagcataaggatctgagccactttaacaagAGATAATTTGTGATCAGATGATTTGGTCAGTGCATCTCCAAAAAAtgtggcaggtcttgtggggtgttccagatatgcagtggtcagtacttaccaaaagtgctctaaggaAAAACAAATGGTGAAGCGGCAACAAGGTCATGGGCTCCCCAGGCTTACTGATGTGATCAGTGGAGGCCCTAACTTGTAACTTAACAGAATTGTAATGTTAAGgatttaatgttgtggctgatttgtgtatgtatataccTCATAAATTGTTATTGCACATATTTTATCTCTCAATATTACTACTAAGTCTTGTGTGCTGACATGTTTTGCATGCTGTATGTTGCACCCTGGCCTAGAGCTTTCACTGTCAAAAGGGACCAAATAGGTTCTTAGAAGCGAAGCCATCAAATAACCACTGTTGGTTTCACAAGTAGTCTTTTAATAGATAGTTCTTCCTTAAGCCGCTGATGTCCATGTTTTCCATATTGTTCTTCTTCACAGCAAAACGCAATTCACAGCAAGTTTATAGACCCAATGATTAAAGGTCAGTACCTTTAAGTTTATAGTTAGCAAGTTTATAGACCCAATGATTAAAGGTCAGTACCTTTAATCATTGGGTCTATAAACTTGCTGTGAATTGCATTTTGCTGTGAAGATCTGAGGTTTAACGGAAAACAAAAGTCCCTATTCTGAATATACTCACAGCTTTCACATTGATTGTACACCACATGATGGACTGCAGGACTTACTGCCACACCAATCAGAAATGTAGTCCTTCAGACACTAATGTGTGCATCACCAACTGATTAAACAACCAGGTGAATTCCaggttttttttagcatttcagtgctttacaaatgtttttacagTCACGTGACACAATTATACTATAGCTAAAGTAGTCCTGTCTGTGACACACCGTGGTTATTTTTGTTAGGCGTGTCTAGTTGTTTAAACTAAGTAACAAGCAATACGCTATAAGGAAAccaaagtggctcttctatggctttACTCCAAAGAAACCTCTTTGGCACCCTTATTATGCGTGCGCCTGTCAGTAACTTTCCCTGGGAGCCCCTGTCTGATTTTTCATACTGCTGGTGTTGGAATAGCCCTGCCCTACCCAACCCAACCCAGTGCTTCTCATTCTGCAAATACACTTGATTTAGCTCATCAGCTCATAGAGCTGGGTGTGTTGGTAGGGGGGAAACTAGAATATGCACCCTTAGCGAGCTAAAATCCCActagcttaaaaaaaacaaaaacacagcactgcTAGAAGTTAGACGCGTTAGGAACTTTTTTCCTCCGCGTTTCCTTAGTTCAGATGAAGCTGGAACCGTACCTGTGCGCTCCCGGTGCCTAGTCCATTGGATCCACCAAAGCCTGGCCAGTCTTCTGCGGCGATGTTCTACTCAGCATAGTCCGTCTGGGTCAGGGGCGCATCGCCGCGGCTCACATCGCCCTCTCAATCCGGACATGCGTTTATCCAGCAGAGGTGCTCGCAGCACGAACCAGCAGTGTTTTCCCTCaacggcgtgtgtgtgtgtgtgtgtgtgcagtgtatgtcgcctgttaaaaaaaacagcagttacGAGCGCAATCGAGAGCAGCCCAGCAGAGCGCTCAGGAGGCAAGACAGCTCTGAATAAGGGTCACGCTGTTGTTGGGGGTAACAGATCCGCAAGCAGTGATAGGCTAGACTCGGTTAGACTCTAGCCCCTGCCTGCCCACCACTGacaacctccacacacacacacacacacacactcagaactTCTGTCTGCGCTAGGCACATTACATTGCACTGCACTCCCTCATCTTAGAGGTTAAGAGGTCCACATCaccattaataataacaataagaataatattatttaataataaaattattttaaaaatatcttaAGCTTACCAGACACTTCATTAGGAACATTCCGGATAGGGCTTCTGTTTGCTCTCAAAAAAGCTTCAATTATCtgtggattccacaagatgttggaaacattttTCAGGTTTTTATTCTTAATAATTTCAAAGCAGATATttagttttatatttatgtgtacTTTTACATTCAAAACTCTAGAATTAGTCATTCTCAATCCAAGTCTATGTAAACTtgttttattaaatcaaacatattGTGTAGTCTTTTTTGTGTTGAAAGATTTGGCATGTTGCACCTCTGATAGTACCCGATTAATGATGtcaaaaaaacagatttttccTGAATTGCTTCCATCAAACACCTGCAAAAAAGTGACAGCATTAAAGGTTATGCAAATCATTGGGGTACCTGTAGAGTTTGTTTGTGCAATAACATTTCTATATAAAACTTACATGTTTCCAATTGGCTCTTggcatcatctatttgcatactgggcgtgCCCTACAGTCATCTACACTTACATCAATATGTTGTaagctgtaagagcaagttacagTTTTCTGTGTTACAAAGTGTGACTCTGTGCTGGCTGTGCACTGTAGTGTTCACTCTTGTGCTGTCACAGGACAGATAAGTTTGGCTGCAGAACTTTGTGTTATTATTCTATTTAATGTGATTGATAATAGtagaaaatagaaatagaaaatctGCAAAATAATGGTCTCTAAAGAATATTTAATGAAAAGTTCTGTGAATGTTGTGCAATTTTCTACTAAATATGAATTACAATACATTAGAATTCCTGAGGTTTTGTTTGGCAGTCATTGTTACCAGACATTTGATCGACatttcagcggttagagcgccgggatatcgataacagggttgtgggttcgattcccgggctcggcaagctgccactgttgggcccttgagcaaggccctttaccctctctgctccccgggcgctggagttggctgcccaccgctctgggtgtgtgtgtgtactcactgcccctaacacgtgtgagtgtgtgtgagtgtgtgttcactaccagatgggttaaatgcggaggacacatttcgctgtacagtgtacactgtacagtgacaaatacatgcacctttacctttactttatcTTTATCAGTGTGGTCTTTTTGTCAGCTCCAGCCACTCTGGCCATTCTTTATCGACCtctttcattaaaaaggcatttccctctgcagaactgctgcgtACTGAGATCATCCTGATAGTTGGTGTGAAGGTTACCTGGAACTGCAGGATTGTTTCTGCGTGATTTTTTCTGCTGCCAAATCTATTTATGCAGTATCATTTTATTTCATGTCAGTAAAGAACTATTCCTGGAACGTGTTAAAGACATTGCTGAGCGTTCTTATAAATTCCTAAATATGCTACAGTGCTACAGTAACTATGTAATATAATCTGTCATAAATCACAGTCACATAGCGGCGATCATCTTGTCCTGGAACAGGCTATAGATTATTTATGTTCCGGTGGCGCCATCGTGTGGTCATagtttttactcatttttatggTCATGTTTTATTACTCACTGAAGGTTGCACTACTTATCCCTAAACAAATACTTTTTATGCCGTTTTAAAATAAGTCCACGCCTTAAGTATTTCCACCTTTAGACAGTTTAGACAGATTTAGTTAGTTAGAatagttttaataataatagcaatactactgataataataataataataataataataataataataggaagaagaagaagaagaagaagaattgaaagtattttttaaattattatttaattattgaaACTTCCTATCAAACGTTACTTGATTTTACCTGATCTGTAGCTCACGGTCAGCTAAATGTACCGGCAGAGATTGCTTGCATGTAAATCCATAAGGCTAACAATCAGACAAAATCACAGGAGGTAGGAAATAAGGAAGTTTAACATCTCCTATTTAGGCGTAGCTCTAGTGACACACACTTACCACACAACCCAACGTTACATCTTTATTCTAGGGCTAAAAGACGATTTCTGAGGTAGGCAACATTTGCAGTTGTTTTCGGGTTAAACGATGTGTTCTAGTTTAGCGCTACATCCGTTTTAATGCCGTTGTCTGTAGTTCGCCGTCAACAAAACCACCCATGAAATAACTCGTTAAATTGTATGTAGCTCTGCCACCTGCAGACATTATCGCTTTATCCTTCCAATGTTTCTGCCTGTGTCCTGAAAACGTTGTGGGGTGCTTATGTCTGACTATTGAATAACTCGTTCATTTGAATCGACTCTTTTCCTGTCGTGTGCGAACGTGTGCGTTGTGTGTAACCGTGTGATTTCGACTCGTTTCTGAAGCGAGGACGAAATTGCGTGCTGATTGTCTTTCTGTGTGCCTTTTCTCGTTTTTGCCTGATGCGTAGCTCGTTTCATTAAATACACAGGTAAAGAGAAAGGGTGTCCATGctacaacataaaaaaacaaactcaaCGAAGGCAGTAGATGCAGCGTAGGTGTTTGACTTAAACCTGTAGCTGTGTGCCTAGTATATTATCGATCTCCAATCTAGATCTAcaaacatctacatctacaaacGGCAAAAATGTGCTacgttttgtgtgtgtgtgtgtgtgtggagtttcGCGAACAGTGACTCGAAGCCTTCCTGACACTGCTGTGTCGAATCAGTTGTCTGAAGAACTCCCTGCTCTGTAGCAGTCATTATAGTGTCCAGGGAATCGACCATTTTCCAGTCCATACATGGTCAAAATCTAAATTCAAACTGCGCCAGCCCTCAATCATACATCTATGTTGTAAAGAAGACGTTATTGTAACAGCTCAGCATCGGCAATCTTTGCCAGAGATGGCCCAACGTTTACATTTCGGATGTGTGTGCCACTTTGCCACGGTCAGTAGTCATAAAACCAATCAATCAGACGCAACTTTGTCTGGATTAGTGCCAGAGTCTGGACTTTAGGAGCCACTCTTGTTTGTATGTGGTCGAAGGGAGTACTAGGAGAAGATAAAGCAAATCCTAAAAACGTTCATATAAATATACGACCGTTTCCTGAACGTTATAAGAACGCTCAGTAATGTCTTTAAAACGTTCCAGGATAGTTCGCATGTAACGTTGGAGAAAAAACgtaaaaaatgtgaaaacacGTGACGTGATAGTGATTTACCTCACAAAGTTATTAGttagacaaacacaaacatcgGAAACGTTtcctatataaaaaaaaaacatcagtttttTATACAATACAATCACACTGATATCATACTGATACATAATATATAGTAAATGTCATTTACTAGAAAAtattattttcagaatttacacagataataaaacAGCTCAAATGAAGAACTTATATCACTTTTTAAAACATAACTACCAAATACAAACATTCTAGTGAACACTTGACAGATTGTCAATTGTGTTTATCCAGCATTAAGcctaacataaaataaaataataataaataaaaatcaagtGAACAATTATCCTAGTGGTGATGTAAGACAACACTTGCACTGCATGTAGACACCTTAAGAATGAGAAATAGCTCCttaattctttctttttcttgtgATGAAGGAATAGTCAAGGCCACAGTGTTTGATTCTTCTTCTGGTGTGAACAGGTGCAGTATGGGCCCAACCATACATCTTTAATGATAAAGCAGCAAGCACCAACAATGGCAGGAGGTCAATCTGATGAGCCTCTATGTGTCCATATAAGGTAAGACTGCATCACATACCTCAGAGAAGACTTTAGAACTATGACCTGCAATAGGTTAAAACATTTATGAGCACAGCTGGTGGTGTGGACACAATCTGTTAAAACCTACCAGGATACTTTCTTAGCTGGACTGTGTTCAGAAAGGATGAGTATAATGAACAGTTTCCAACATATTAATCTTAATGTTTTCCTTGCCTGCTAGTGAGGACTGCCTTGGTGAACGGACCCACGTACTCCGATCTTTGTTGAGAGACAGACTGAAGAAGAAGTACCAAAACACAGATGACTATGTTCCAATGAAACTTTATTTATCCCAGGGAAAGAATAAAAGAATCCAGACTGAACAAGTGCCTGAAGGCCTGAAAGTCACTGTAAAGGATTTTCTTAAAGATGAGAATGTAATTGAGTATGATGACCTCTTCAAACCATGCCCCGTCACAAATGAAGATGTCAGGACTGTTTTGATGAAAGGGATACATAGGGTAGGTAAAACAACTGCTTTGAAGATGTTTATGTTAGACTGGGCGGAAGGCAGAACACATCAGGACATCACTTTCGTTCTACCCCTCAGTCTCACAGAGCTGAGCTCGCTGAGGACAAAGAAATGCAGCTTCATGGAACTTTTAGGGTTGATCTTTCCAGAGCTGATGGACAGCGATATTCTGAAACATGCCAGAGTCCTCTTTGTGCTGGATGACCTGAAGAGCTGCAGGGTCAAACTGAACTTCTGGCACACAAAATCTTGTGGTGATCCAGCCAAGAAGCTGACGCTGAGCGCACTGCTCGTAAACCTTATGAGAGGGGACTTCTTCCCGAAAGCCCAGATCTGGGTAGCGTCAAGTTCAGAGGGATCTGATTTCATCCCGTCTAAATATGTGCAGCGAGTTGTTGAGATTCAAGGCTTGGATGATGTTCAGTGGGAAGAATATGTTAGAAGAGCTGTGCGTGACAGTAACGTAGCTGCAACAGCAATCGTCCATGTCAAGTCATCAAATAATCTCTACTTCATGCGTTCTCAGCCAGGCTTTTGTCAGATTGCTGCCACTGTGGTAGAAGAAGTTATCACAAAGATGTCGAACACGGAGCTACCACTGACTTTAACAGAGATGTACACACATTTCCTACTTATTCAGATGAGAAGAAAGGCTTCAAATGGAAACGCTGAGGCAAACCACATGAAGACTGATGCTGAGGAGATCCTAAAGTTAGGCAAACTAGCATGGCACACACTTGAGAATGACtatttgactgtgtttaaagagGATCTGAGAAATAATGATATGGCTCCATCATTTGCAGCTGAACTCTCACAGAAATGGCCTGCATTTCTTAAAGAGGAAGAACTAACTCAAGAGAAGGCATATCACTTCACCCATCAAAGCACTCAGGCGTACCTTTCTGCATTGTATGTGGCTGTGAATTATGAACCCAGCCAAGGTAATGTGCTCCACTATACACTGACAGAGAGAgcaaaacatctgttaaaatcAAGTGATGCTCCCCGTGATATGCACAAAAGAGCCGTGGATAAAGCTTTGCAGAGCAAAGAAGGCACATTTGATTCcttcctcatcttcctccttGGAATATCTGCAGGTCCAAGCTTCAGGGATTTGTCATGTTTTCTTCCTGATTCTTTTAAAAGAGGGAGCTCAGAGACGATTGTCCCTTACATACTAAGGAAAATTAAGAAGAGCTCATCGCTTGATGTATCTAATACTCTCATCCGCTGTCTTGATGAACTGAATGTGTCTTACACTGTGGGTAAAAGTAAAAGCCAGAGAAAAGTCCAAGACAACTTAACACCCTCAGAGTGGTCTGCATTGTCAAAGACCTTGCTAAACTCTGAGGATCAGCAGCGAATATTTAATCTTAAAGAATATCTTAACCCAGAAATGGCTTTTGTGAGAATGTTGCCGGTTATCAAGGCCTCGAGAATTCTAAGGTAGGCAGAATTCTTTGAAAGACTGCTTTGAAAGTCCAGCAAACATTGTGAATGTTTTCCAGCAACCATGCAAAACTGTAAAAACTGAGCTTTGAATAGTTTTTAGTTGCAAAATGTCAACTATCATCTGTGCATATGATTCAAATGCAAATgatttgaaagaaacaatataTAGATAGTGGGTTTTATGTGGTTGCATAGTCCTAGATAGTCAAACTGTATATGTTGATTTACACAATTCACTTATTTCTGTTGGTTAGCATGGCTAGTAGGTGCTAGAATTCTCCATTCtaacatttgtttaaaacttTTGATAAATCATGTCTCAACAATGTTTCTCTGGTTTAGACTCTGTGAATGCACAGATCTGTGCTGGATGTTACTAGCCTCTGCTCTGAGATCACCATCCAACAGCGTAAGAGAAATTGACATACAGGATACCATCTGTGAAAAAGGAAATATTTGGTTATCTGAAGCACTGAAAAGTCCCAACTGCAAAGTAGAGATCCTAAGGTGAggttatgaatatatatatatatttaatatcacAATTTCAAAGGATGTTTACAGGGGCAATTctgaaaataatatttatattaatacataataatacataataataaagtaCCATAGCACCTTTGCTTAACATAATGAAATGAAGTCTACACACCTAAAATAGTAGTTGTACTGTTGTTGTAGTTGTAATGTAGTTTGTAGTAGTACTAAAAATCGTGCCCAAAATTTTGTGCCAATTAACTGGTTATTTATACATGCAAAAACAATAtatcatagatgtatatacagtggggaaaaagtatttagtcagtcaccaattgtgcaagttctcccacttaaaaaaaattaaaaaaatttgtctgatttttaaagaatttatttgcaaataatgctggaaaataagtatttggtcacctacaaacaagcaagatttctggctgtcacagacctgtaacttcttaagaggcttctctgtcctccacctattacctgtattaatggcacctgtttgaactcattaacagtataaaagacacctgcccacaacctcaaacagtcacactccaaactccactatggtgaagaccaaagagctgtcgaaggacaccagaaacaaaattgtagacctgcaccaggctgggaagactgaatctgcaataggcaagcagcttggtgtgaagaaatctactgtgggagcaataatcagaaaatgggagacctacaagaccactgctaatctccctcgatcaggggctccacgcaagatctcagcccgtaagggtcaaaatgatcacaagaacggtgagcaaaaatcccagaaccacacggggggatctagtgaatgacctgcaggaagctgggaccaacggtacaaaggctactgttagtaacacactacgctgccagggactcagatcttgcagtgccagacgtgttcccctgcttaagctagtacatatccgggcacgtctgaagtttgctagagagcatttggatgttccggaagaatattgggagaatgtcttctGGTGAggtgaaaccaaagtagaactgtttggtacaaacacaactcgttgggtttggaggagagtgaatgctgagttgcatccaaagaacaccataccaactgtgaagcatgggggtggcaacatcatgctttgggggtgtttctctgcaaagggactaggacgactggtccgtgtacgtgaaggaatgaatggggccatgtattgtaagattttgagtgcaaacctccttccatcagcaagggcatttaaggtgaaacatggctgggtctttcagcatgacaatgctCTCAAGCAGACTGCCAGGGCTACAAAGGAGTGGagttttgttattgaccaaatacttaatttccaccattatttgcaaataaattctttaaaaatcagacaatgtgattttcagaatattttttctcattttgtctctcgtagttgaggtctacctatgatgtcaattacaggcgtctctcatctttttaagtgggagaacttgcacaattggtgactgactaaatacttttttttttccccactgtaactTTTACCTTTAATTGTCTTTCACTATTAGGCGGATTGCTAATTTTGAGATAcactcattattttgagatgctaagtAATTtcttttgagatactaagttaTACTTTTCTAACTGGTATGGGCTTTCATACGTTTGGTATAATTGTCCTGCTGGTATAATTGTTACTGTATGTCCTTCATAGCAATTGTTGGCCTATCTGCAGCTTTCCTCACAAGTCTACCTTAGCTGAGATGATGAGTTTTGAAGGGTGGCCTTTATAGACAGATATCTAGGTGGGGTATTTCAATCCTTTTAAGAGGTTCAAGGTATTGTGCAAATGTTTCCTGCAATTGAATGACTCAATGAATGAATCAAATGATAGTATAGCACTTAGTAATAAAGGCTATAGGGAACTGTGTTTATTCTACATTTGACTAAACATAATACAGGTGAGttgctattaaaaaaaatgaattaatttgttaatttttGATGCTAAAACACAATCATTTATGTGTTACTTTTAGAACACCACACTGTCCTAAACATGATGATTCAGAGACGTACCCTCCGATTTTGGCTCTTTTATCTAACCCATCACATCTAAGAGAGCTGGACTTGAACTTCAATATGATTGTTAATGACAAGACACAGGAAGACCTGGCAACATTATTAGTGGTGCCTGGAGCTCATCTGGAGAAACTTGTGTAAGTAAAGTTAAAGGCAGTGTACACTATTCTGAACTTgacagcaaaacaaaaacacccccctccccttcaGTACTGCTTCAGAAGCTCCATCTTAAATTCATGAACATGCATTGCCAAGGTAAcaaatgtataataaaaaaaattgggtaaaaaaaaaagtaggttTAAATGATAAAGAGtctgtaatattttaaaaaggtcCTCATAAGGTACTGTGAGATGTTAAGAGTAGGTTTTTCCAGTGTGTAATATTAATGGAATTCCTGGTCTTCCAGTGATTAAGGATACTTTTCTTGGCCATGGCAAGTGCATTCAGTATGGGGGTGGTGCATTTGGTCGCTATTGTTTGTCATTAGGAAATTATGAATTTGAATATTAGGAGTGCCAGATGACTGATTTGACACATAGATGCCCTCTTACATATAATGTAAGATATAATTCAATACAAACTTATTTTACTTTGCATGTAAATCTAAATGGCTTGTTTATGTTGCTATGTTCTCCTCAGGGTTCATTACAGCAAGCTTTCAGCAAACTTCTTCAAGAACTTGGCCACAGCTCTCCGTAGCGATACATGCTGTCTGAATGAACTAGATTTGAGGCTCCACTACGGCTTTGTTGGTGATGAGCGTGTAATTCCACTACTGTCGGAAGGATTGGGAGACAGCTGCTGCCAACTTAGGGTTctgaggtaaagtaaaaaaacaagtaGGAAAGGTCATGTGCTTTCCATATTTTAAACACATGTTTTCAGATATTTGTTGTCACTACAACATGGTGAAACCTAGTGGCTCCAGAGAACCATCACACTGGGTCTGCAGAAGTGGGTGTTCTTATTAACCTACACACAGCTTCAGTGCGCAGGCACAGTCATCATCTGTGGTGTAGATGTAAGAAGTGTCTGAAGTCTGAAATATACTCATATgcatttgtttgcttgtttaaaaaaaatcacatctcCTAACTTGCTTTACAGGCATTCATATCTAGTAATTTGTTTCACACAGACAAATCAATACAGTTTAAAGACAGTGGGACCATTATGAATAACTAGAAGCACTTTTATCCCAGTAAGTGTTATCACTCTAAATAATGCTAGAATGTTGTAATTTAGTTCCAACTTAAATGTTTAAGTAAGGTctatccatgtttttttttttatttgttcatataATTAATGCCATCATTAGTTGCCAATGATGCCAATGCCATGACCTCTTAAATGCCATCATTAGTTCCCGGCTTTTTCCCTCCCTGGTATAACTTAAGAACAACTCAGCTAGTTTGCACTGCTTCCCATGTAGTTACTGATAGTAGTCCTTAGGGTGTAATATGGAGATGAGACTGGTGACAATGTTACGTGCAGATAGCTGTCACAATTTGTCACGAGACAGAGGCGGACATACTTGCAGGATAATTGTTTtaatacaagacaagaaaacagaaaccaaacaagcacaaagtttagcaaaataaagaacacaagACTAACAGAAACACATGCACAACCGACCACATGCACAACCGAACACATGCGCAAGACCAGACAAGGAatgactgaaacaaaggggtaccttgggagcacatggcaaaaccaaacaaaggcagacatgacaactGGGGCAGGCATGGCAATAGCAAACATGCCTTGACTGATTAACTGCATCTGGTGTTAGTAATAAGTCTAATAGTAAGTAATAGTTAATTTGCCTTTGTTGGCTGGAACTGTACCTTTAAAATATGTTCATGACCATAgatatatatcactgctgtccaaataATAACATGAATCTCCAAAATGTAACCTTTACAGAAGAATGCTAAAACATTCTTAACTTTTAAGAATGTAAAGTGTCTTTATTCCAGTAATTTTAGATCATGTctcatttatatattatatatatatatatatatatatatatatatatatatatatatacattgaaaAAATGGAAGTGCTTATTTTTTGTGAACAGCAATGATCTGAACGTTTGACTTGGCTGGATCATATtatttttcactttaaaaatatttcacatttacagcatttagcagacacgcTTATCCAGAGCAAAGATTTGTCCTTTCATTCATTTGCCTTTTTTGTCTTCACGGTCTCTCCAGACTGGCAGATGGGTCTATAAGACAAACAGGATTTACTGCACTGGTCTCTGCTTTTTCCTCAAACCCTTCACACCTAAAGGAGCTGGACCTGAGTTATAGCACACCTGGACTTGAGGCTTTTCTTCAGCTTTGCTCTTTGCTGGGGGACTCGCGATTCAAACTGGAGACGCTGATACTGATTAACTTGGAATGGTGGGACCATACAAACCCAACTTTTACCTTCAGGTTAGTTTGCACACATTAATCTGTAATTTCATAGCACATTTCACCACTTAGTATTACTGCACTCTACCATTAGACCATCTTCATCAGCTGTTGACAGTAGCTGTTTAATCATATAAGTTATTTGTCTTCAAAGACA contains:
- the LOC140549225 gene encoding NACHT, LRR and PYD domains-containing protein 14-like isoform X2, with the protein product MIKQQAPTMAGGQSDEPLCVHISEDCLGERTHVLRSLLRDRLKKKYQNTDDYVPMKLYLSQGKNKRIQTEQVPEGLKVTVKDFLKDENVIEYDDLFKPCPVTNEDVRTVLMKGIHRVGKTTALKMFMLDWAEGRTHQDITFVLPLSLTELSSLRTKKCSFMELLGLIFPELMDSDILKHARVLFVLDDLKSCRVKLNFWHTKSCGDPAKKLTLSALLVNLMRGDFFPKAQIWVASSSEGSDFIPSKYVQRVVEIQGLDDVQWEEYVRRAVRDSNVAATAIVHVKSSNNLYFMRSQPGFCQIAATVVEEVITKMSNTELPLTLTEMYTHFLLIQMRRKASNGNAEANHMKTDAEEILKLGKLAWHTLENDYLTVFKEDLRNNDMAPSFAAELSQKWPAFLKEEELTQEKAYHFTHQSTQAYLSALYVAVNYEPSQGNVLHYTLTERAKHLLKSSDAPRDMHKRAVDKALQSKEGTFDSFLIFLLGISAGPSFRDLSCFLPDSFKRGSSETIVPYILRKIKKSSSLDVSNTLIRCLDELNVSYTVGKSKSQRKVQDNLTPSEWSALSKTLLNSEDQQRIFNLKEYLNPEMAFVRMLPVIKASRILRLCECTDLCWMLLASALRSPSNSVREIDIQDTICEKGNIWLSEALKSPNCKVEILRTPHCPKHDDSETYPPILALLSNPSHLRELDLNFNMIVNDKTQEDLATLLVVPGAHLEKLVVHYSKLSANFFKNLATALRSDTCCLNELDLRLHYGFVGDERVIPLLSEGLGDSCCQLRVLRLADGSIRQTGFTALVSAFSSNPSHLKELDLSYSTPGLEAFLQLCSLLGDSRFKLETLILINLEWWDHTNPTFTFRKPVSTPHFGGLQRQSTVVLMSEAYKALALALCSSNLRVLDLSNNCFENSIVELLSAGLANPACKLEVLRMARCNVSGVGAATLANALLLNPSHLRELNLSYNPVEGTGFEQLNSLGNDPAIKLEKIIVEGFGERRSIEELCRCR